The genomic DNA CTCGCCTTGTACGTCGTATCGGAGCGCGCGGCGGTTCGCGGGTACGCGACGCGCGACCTCTAGCCCATCTGAACCAGATCGGCCAGCGTCACGTTGTCCACGTAATCCTCGATGGCCTGGTCGAGCCCACGCCAGAAATTGATGGCCACGCACTGATCGCGGCGCGGACACGCCTCCGCGCCGTCTTCGAGGCATGACACCGGCGCGCAGCTGCCCTCGGTGGCGCGCAAGACGTCTCCCGCAGTGATCTGATCAGCCGGACGCGCCAACAGATACCCGCCGCTCACGCCGCGCACGCTTTTGAGAACGCCCGCCTTCACCAGCGCCCCGCCCAGCTGTTCGAGGTATTTGACGGACAGATCCTCCCGCTCGGCCGCTTGCCGCATGGTGACCAGCGCGCCGGCTTCCCCTTGTCGTGCGATGTCGATCATGAGCCGCAACGCATAGCGTCCCCGTGTCGATATCATCATGTTCGTCGCACCGTCCTTCGATGGTGTTACCGGCCTTGCCGCACGCGACGGCCGCACCCTTCTCGTTCGTGTCGTTTTCAAAAGTATAGCCCATCGTTTACCTGATAGAACACGCCTTTCTTGCAGGAATGTAAGGATGGGGCAAGCGGTCGGTAAGGCGGCGTTAAGAACCGCTTGGTATAACGTAGTGGGGAGTTTTCCTCTACAGAAAGGTGGAAACCATGAAAGGAACGGCGCATCGTGCATCGACGGCGCATCCAGCCATCACGTTCATCGGGCGCCTCGCCCTGGCGGCGCTCATCCTCGTCGTGCTCGTGGAAGTGTACTTTCTTGCACGCGGGTTCAACCTGTACCGCGAAGCGATCGAGGAAGCCGGCCTCGACGAGATGGCCGCATCCATCCAGAGCAGCGAGTCGTTCACGCCCATCGACGAGCTGCCGGACCTGTACCTGCAGGCCGTCGTGGCCGTGGAGGATCATCGGTTCTACGCCCATCCCGGCTTCGATGCCATCGCCACGGCGCGCGCCCTCATGAACGACCTCAAAGCGGGCGCCATCGTGGAAGGCGGCAGCACCATCACCCAGCAGCTGGCGAAGAACCAGTACTTCACCCAAGAGCAGACCGTCGAGCGCAAGATAGCCGAAGTGTTCATGGCGCTGACGATGGAGCAGCACTTCTCGAAGCGCACTATCCTGGAGCTATACGTGAACTCCATCTACTTCGGCGACGGCTACGAGGGCATCGGCAGTGCGAGCTGGGGTTATTTCGGCAAAGCCCCCAGCGCGCTCGATGCCGACGAATGCACGCTGCTGGCCGGCATCCCGAACGCGCCGAGCGTGTACGCGCTGTCTCAGAACCCTGGCCTCGCGCGCGAGCGCCAGCAGGAAGTGTTGCGGAAGCTCGTGTCCTACGACTACCTCGGGCAGGACGCAGCACAGCACATTCTGGGAAACCTGCGCGCGCTGGCCGCATGACGCGCCGTCCCATCGATCCGCTCGCGCCGAACACCGCGTCAGAGCGGTGCACGCCTTGCATGCAGGTTCTGTAGTCGTCGTAGCGCCGACGGGTTCGCCCGCACGGACGACGGGGGCTTTGGTAGGATAAGCCGCATGAAACGATTCAAAACCACCGTTGCAGCCGCCCTGACCGCCGTCGCCCTGCTGGGATCGCTCGGCTTCATGGCGGCATGCGGCCCCGAAGATGCAGCGGAGCCCGCGGCGCAGGCATACGTGAGCCCCTACGATTGGAGCGGACTCGAACGTTCGGGCGACCGCCTGGCTTTCCGCGAGAACGGCGAGGTGCGCTCCCAGTTTGGCGTGGACGTGTCCGACCATCAAGGCGCCATCGACTGGAGCGCTGTGGCGAGCGACGGCGTGGACTTCGCCTTCGTGCGCGTGGGCAACCGCGGCTACACCGAGGGCGCGCTGTACGCCGATGCCCGATACGCCGAGAATATCGACAATGCGACGAGCGCGGGCCTCGATGTGGGCGCGTACTTCTTCTCGCAAGCCGTCACCGTCGAGGAGGCGCGTGAAGAAGCCGAGTTCGTGCTGCGGCTGCTTGCCGGCCGTTACCTGGCGCTGCCCGTGGCGTACGACCACGAGCCCGTCGCCGACGGCGCGGGCCGTGCGAACAACATGGACCGCGAAACGCTCACCGCGTGCGCGCGGGCGTTCTGCGAGCGTCTCGAGCAGGGCGGCTACGGGACGATGATCTACGGCAACAGCGGCGACATGGCGCGCTACGACCGCGCCGATCTGGGCGGACGTCCCGTCTGGTTCGCCGAGTACGACGCCGCCCAGCCGCACGCGCAGTTCGACTTCGCCATCTGGCAGTACACCAACGGCGGCTCCGTGGCAGGCATCGACACCGCCGTCGACCTCAACCTGCTGCTGCCGCCCGCGAAGTAAAACCCGCCCTTGGCACGTTCATCGGTTCGTGATACACTGGCCGTTACTTTTCGCTCGAAATCATGAGGAGCATGCTCGATGGCTGGTCGCCTTTTCCGCTAAATCGCTCAGTCGATTTGCGATTCATCCCTGCGCCGCGCGTTCGCGCAACGCATAGTTGCCGCTTCGGCGGCCTTCTTCCATCTAGAATTGGTAGCGCAACCGCGTTCGCTACCTCACACTGACGTTCATCCGACCATCTCGTTCTATAGGAGCTATCCATGACTGCATCGACCGCGCCCCTGAGCGCAGCCGGTCGCGAGCTGCCGAAGCGCTGGCTTGCGATCATCGCCACCATCTGGGGCGGACAAGCCGCTTCTATGATCACCAGCTACGCCGCGGGATACGCCGTGGTGTGGTACATCACCGAGACTACGGGCAGCGCCATCATGCTGGCCGCGGCCGCCATCTGCGCGTATCTGCCGCAAGGACTGCTGTCACCCTTCGGCGGCGTCATCGCCGACAAGCACAACCGCAAGACGGTCATGATCGTGGCCGACCTCTCGGTGGGCATCGTGTCGCTGGGGCTGGGCATCGTCATCCTGTTCGGGCAGGTATCGTTTCCGCTGCTCATGATCCTCGTCATCGTGCGCAGCATCGGACAGGCCTTCCACGGCCCCGCCATGATGGCCGCCATGCCGCTGCTCGTGCCCGAGAAGCACCTGCTGCGCATCAACACGCTCGACCAGCTGCTCATGTCCGTCGCGTCCATCGGCGCCCCCGCGTTCGGCATCTTCCTGTACACCACCATCGGGTTCCACTCCGTGATGTTCCTCGACTTCGCCGGAGCACTCGTGGCCGTGGCGGGGCTTGCGCTGGCGAAGATCCCCACCGTCGCCGATGAGACCGCCGAGAACCAGCACGTGCTGGCGAACCTTCGCGACGGCTGGAAAGCGCTGTCGGCAACCCGCGGGCTCGTCATCCTCATCGCCGGCATCACCATCGGCATGATGGCGTTCGCCCCGCTGGGCGCCATCTTCCCGCTTATGACGTACGACCACTTCGGCGGTGACGGCTACATGGCGTCCGTCGTGGAAGCCGCGTTCGGCGTAGGGATGATCGCGGGGTCCATCGTGCTCATGGCCTGGGGCGGCGGCAAGCGCCTGGCCGGACTCATCGCGGTGGCCTCCCTCATCGTGGGTGTCACCACCACGGCGTGCGGATTCCTCGCCCCCACCATGTTCTGGGCGTTCGTTGCGTTGTGCGCCGTCATGGCGCTGGCATGCTCCTGGTTCAACGGACCGCTGATCACGCTCATCCAGCGCAACGTGCCCGAGGAGAAGACGGGCCGCGCGCTGGGCCTGGCCATGGCCGCCATGGGACTGGCCTCCCCCGTGGGCATCGCCATCGGCGGCGTGGCCGCCGAAGCTATGGGCGTAGCAGCGTTTTTCGTGGCGGACGGCCTCGTATGCATTGCGCTGGGACTGACCGTGTACCTGTTCAAGAGCGTGCGCGCCCTCGATCATGACGAGCCGCACGTCCTGCGCGACAGCGCGGCCGAGGCGAACGCGGAGATCGGAACAGTCTCGGAAGAGGGCTAGCGGCTCTCTTTTGCTCGAGACATCGAAACGGGGGCTGTCCGACACTGTCGAGCAGCCCCCGTTTTCGCCGAGTTAGGGAGGGTTGGCGTTTGGTGCAGCTTTACGGCTTCATGCCGGAACCGCCCTGCACCATGATGGTGTCGCCCGTTACGAACGAGGCATCGGGACTGGCCAGGAACACGCACACGCGTCCTACGTCCTTCTCCGCGTCGCCGAAGCGTCCGAGCGGGATCGCCTTCACGTTCTTCTCGTACATCTCGGGCTCGCGCTCGCGCCATTCCTCGAGCGCCTTCGTCATGACGATAGGGCATACGATGTTCACGTTGATGTTGTCGGGGCCCCACTCCGATGCGGCCACGCGGCTCATGCCTCGGATGCCCTCTTTCGCCGCAGCGTAGGAGCTCTGTCCTGGATTGCCGCCGATGCCCGCGCCGGAAGCGAAGTTGATGACGGATCCCGCCGTCTCCTTCAGGTAAGGGTAGGCATGCTTCATGTAGAAGAACGTCGCGTACAGGCCGGATCGAACCGCCAGGTCGAAGTCCTCCTCCGAATGCTGCACCAGCGTCAATCCCGACGCCGACGCCTGCGCGTTGTTGATCAGGACGTCGATGCGCCCGCCGAAGTGCTCGGCGCCCGCTTCGACCGCCGCACGCACCTCCTCTTCCACCGATCCGTTCGCGAGAATCGTGAACACTTCGGAGCCGAAATCGCGCTCAAGCTCCTCCTTCGCCGCTTCCAGACCGCCGGGGAACAGGTCGGTGAGGATGAACTTCGCACCCTCGGTGGCGAATGCGCGCTCGATACCCCGAGCGATACCGCCGCCACCGCCGGTGATCAGCACCACCTTGTCCTTCAAGCCCATGTCCATGCTTTCTCCTTCGATTCGCCTGCACAGCCTGCCCCGTATGGTACCGTGGCGCGCATGCAGGCATGCTATCGCGCCCTGAGAACTCAAAGACGTGTTCGGCCAGCGGCTTTTCCACCCGAAGCGATCGCGTCGAGCGGCGCGCTTCACGCGACGAGCGGCCTCTCGGGCAACCTCACGACCTTCGGGCGCTGCCGTATGCGGCGTTCTTTCGATTGCCGTACGCGCTACCTTTGCGGGCGTTCTTCTTGAGGTCCTTCAACACGTCGTCCTCGCTGCCGCCCTCCACCTGGACGCGCAGCTTGACCACCTGGTCGCGCAGGCGGGCGGCTTCCTCGAAGTCCATGCTTTGGGACGCGGAGGCCATGTCGTCCTCCATCGACTGGATGATGCGCAGCACCTCTTCGCGCGACAGCTCGGCAAGCTCCTTGTTCACCTGCTCGGCCGTGGTGCCGCCCATCTCGTCGGTGACGTAGCTCATGATGTCGTTGATGGCCTTACGGATGGTCTGCGGCTCGATGCCGTGCTCCTCGTTATACTTCATCTGGATGGCGCGGCGGCGCTTCGTCTCATCGATGGCCAGCGCCATGGAATCCGTCATCTTGTCGGCGTACATGATCACTTGACCCGAAACGTTTCGCGCCGCACGCCCGATGGTCTGGATGAGCGAGCGGTGGTTGCGCAGGAAACCTTCCTTGTCGGCATCCAAGATGGCAACGAGCGATACCTCCGGCAGGTCCAGGCCCTCGCGCAAAAGGTTGATGCCCACCAGCACGTCGAACTCGCCGCGGCGCAGATCGCGCAGGATCTCGACGCGCTCGAGCGTGGCGATGTCGGAGTGCATGTAGCGAGCCTTCACTCCCTGGTCCAGCAGGTGATCCGTCAAGTCCTCGGCCATCTTCTTCGTCAGCGTGGTGATGAGCACGCGCTCATCGCGCGCAGCGCGCTCCTTCGACTCGTCGATGATGTCGTCGATCTGCGATGCCGAGCCGCGCACGATGATCTCGGGATCCAGCAGGCCGGTGGGGCGGATAATCTGCTCCACCTGCTGCTGCGACACCTTCTGCTCGTAGTCGCCCGGCGTGGCCGACACGTACACGAACTGCGGGATGCGATCCTCGAACTCGTCGAAGCGCAGCGGACGGTTGTCCAGGCAGCTGGGCAGACGGAAGCCGTGCTCGGCCAATGTGATCTTGCGCGAGCGATCGCCCTCGTGCATGCCGCGGATCTGCGGAACCGTCACGTGGCTCTCGTCGATGATGCAGAAGAAGTCTTTCGGGAAATAGTCGATCAGCGTGTAGGGCGGCTCTCCCGGCTCGCGTCCGTCCATGTGGCGCGAGTAATTCTCGATGCCCGAGCAGAAGTTCATCGTCTCCAGCATCTCGAGGTCGTAGTTCACGCGCATCTCGAGGCGCTGCGCCTCCAGCAGCTTGCCTTCCTCCTTGAACTGCTGCAAGCGCTCGCGCAGTTCGTCGCGGATGGTGCCCAGCGCGCGATCCATCTTCGGACGCGCGGTCACGTAGTGGGAGGCCGGCCAGATAGGCAGAGCCTCGAACTCGCTCAGCACTTCGCCCGTCACGTTGTCGATCTCGGTGATGGACTCGATCTCGTCGCCCCAGAACTCGATGCGGATCGGATGGTCGGCGTAAGGCGGGAACACATCGAGCGCATCGCCGCGCACGCGGAACGTGCCGCGCTTCTGCTCGTAGTCGTTGCGGTCGTACTGGATATCGATGAGCTCATGGATGACCTGGTCGCGATCCATGTCCTTCTGCTTGTCCACGAACACGGCCATGCCGGCGTAGTCCATCGGGCTGCCAATGCCGTAGATGCACGACACCGACGCCACCACGATGCAGTCGCGCCGCGACAGCAAAGCCGACGTGGCCGCATGGCGCAGCTTCTCCACCTCTTCGTTGATGGACGCGTCCTTCTCGATGAACGTGTCCGACGAGGGCACGTACGCCTCGGGCTGGTAGTAATCGTAGTACGACACGAAGTACACCACGGCGTTGTCGGGAAAGAACTCCTTCAGCTCGCTGGCCAGCTGCGCCGCCAGCGTCTTGTTCGGAGCCATGACCAGCGTGGGCTTCTGCACGGCCTCGATGACCTTTGCCATGGTGAACGTCTTGCCGGAACCGGTGACGCCCAGCAGGTTCTGATAGCGCAAGCCCTCCTTGACGCCGGTCGCCAGCTTCTCGATGGCCTGCGGCTGATCGCCCGCCGGCTCGTACGGAGACACCGCTTTGAACGGCGTGGAGGCAAGACGAACCTCGGGCAGCTTGCCCTCCATCTCGATGCCTTCGATATTGGAAAGATGAGCCATGCTGCTCCTTCCGAACAACAGCGGAGCACCGACGCGTCGGAGCCGCGCAACGTAAAACTTCGCAGGAGATCCAGTGTATCACAGCATCTGTAACATGAACAGATGTTCGTTAGTAAACGGTTACGAAGCGGAGGGCAACGCACGCCCCGAGCCTAGCTCTCCGCCCTCCAACCCGTCGGCTGCGCTCGACCGAAGCAGCAGCGAGAGCTGCTCTCGCGCCGCCCGGTTCAAATTGCTGCCCGAACGAGCTTTAAAGGAGTCGAATTCGACCCCTTTAAAGCTTGGATTGTACAGGGTTTCCCAAAGACCCAGATATTCGATAACATCGTGAGTCCTCATCCAATTCTTTATCACATCTTTCGGCGTGGGGCTTTTATAGCGCGCAATATCGGTAAGCGAAACGTAATCAGCATAGGCGTCGCCTTTACAAAACGTCACTTCGATACCTTGCGCGTTGATCGTCGCACGATCAGACATACGGCATACACCTCTCTTTATCTGTTCCGATGATCTGAGAGGATCCTGCGGATCTTGCAAGCATGGTACGGGCGGCGCGGAACATCCGCCGCCTCTATGGGCATCCGGCCGAGCACGCAGACCGGCAAGCACTTGCACTGGTTCTTTTATGATGCTAGCATCATATCACAGATTTACAAACATATGTTCGTAAATTTTCAGTATTGTAGCGAGTTCGATAACCGCGACAGCCACACGGCAATGGTATACTCTGACGCCGTCGCTCACGCATACGGAGCGCGCACCCGTTCGATAGCAGAAGGATCGACCGTGACCAACGCCTTGAAGAACATACCCGGCCTGGCTGTATGCCTCGCCCTCGCATTGCCGTGCTGGTTCATCGGGCAGCAGTTCCCCATCATCGGCGGGCCCGTGTTCGCCATCCTGGCCGGCATGGCCATCGCCGTGTTCTGGAAGCAGCCCGCGCGCGGCCGCGTGCAGACCGGCATCGCGTTCACCGGCAAGAAGGTGTTGCAGGCCGCCGTCGTGCTGCTGGGCTTCGGGTTGAACCTCGCGCAGATCGCCCAGGTGGGCATGATGTCGCTGCCCATCATCGGCTCAACCATCGCCACTGCGCTGATCGTGGCGTTTTTGCTGCACAAAGTGCTGCGCATGCCCTCGGAGATCTCGACGCTCATCGGCGTGGGCTCGTCCATCTGCGGCGGTTCGGCCATCGCGGCCACCGCGCCTGTCATCAAGGCGCACGACAAGGACGTTGCCCAGGCCATCTCGGTCATCTTCCTGTTCAACGTGCTGGCCGCCCTTATCTTCCCATCGCTGGGCAACGCGCTGGGCATGACCAACGAAGGCTTCGGCCTGTTCGCCGGCACCGCCGTGAACGACACCTCGTCGGTGACGGCAGCCGCCGCGGCATGGGACGGCATGCATCCCGGCTCGAACGCGCTCGACCAGGCCACTATCGTGAAGCTCACCCGCACGCTGGCCATCATCCCCATCACGCTGGTGCTGGGCATTTGGGTGGCGCGTCGCGAAAGCCGCGACCCCATCGCGCTCGAAGCGCAGGGGCACAGCGTGGTGAAGCCCGCAGGCAAGCTGGGAGGTTTCAGCCTGCGTCGCGCGCTGCCCGTGTTCATCCTGCTGTTCCTGGCCGCGTCCGTCATCACCACGATAGCAGTGTCCGCCGGCATCGACGCGGCCGTGTTCGAGCCGCTCAAAACGCTGTCGAAGTTCTTCATCGTCATGGCCATGGCCGCCATCGGCCTGAACACCGACATCGTGCATCTCGTGAAGTCGGGCGGCAAGCCCATCCTCATGGGCCTCTGCTGCTGGGTGGCCATCGCCGCCGTCAGCCTGGGAATGCAGCACGTCCTGGGATTGTGGTAGCGGCCACCGCTGACGCCGCACGGGATCCTTCGACTCCGGCGCTTCGCGCCTCCGCTCAGGATGACAACGCCCCCAACAACCAAAACAGGCTCCGGCCAAGAACCGAAGCCCGCAGCTTTACCAGGGACGGGTCGTGGGCGAGGGGTCTGATACGAGTTCCGCACGAGCCGAACAGCCCAGCGGGCTGTTCGTGCGAGCAGGACTGTCTGAGTTGCAGACCCCTCGCCCACGACCCGTCCCCGCAGGTTGAACGCGAGGACCTACAGGTCCTTGGAATACTCTCCCCACCAGGCCAGCACCTTGTTGCGCATCTCCTCGGGAGTACCGTCGTTGTTGAACACCACGTCGGACGCCTCGATGCGATCCGCGTCGGTGATCTGCTGGGCGATGCGACGACGCACGTCGGTCTCGTCCCAACCGCTCTTCACCGCACGCTCGATACGCAGGTCGATGGGCGCGAGGACGGCGATCACCACGTCGGCGTCGTAAGCGAGCGACGTCTGGCGGTTCTTGAACACCGAATGCTCCACCACGACGGCCTTGTGGCCTTCAGCCTCCAGCTCGGCCACGCGGTCGGTGAACGCCTCTTCGATGCGCGGCAGCGTGATGCGGTTGAGCTTGCGCGTCTCGGCCGGACTCACGAACGCCTTGGCAGCCAGCGCGCGGCGGTCGATCTCGCCGTCGGCTCCCAGGATGTCCTCGCCGAACGTTTCCACGAGCTCGGACTTCACCGTGTCCCACAGAAGGACGTCGTGGCCCACTTGGTCGAGATCGATGTTCGGCAAACCTTGCTCGACCAGCGCCTTGCGGGCCGTGGACTTGCCGGCTCCCATGCCGCCGATGATGAACAGCTTCTTCATGCGTGCATTACCTCCTCAATCATGCCGCCTCCCAATACGGTGTCGCCGTCGTAGAGAACGGCGTATTGGCCCGGCGCCGTGGTTGGCTGCGGACTCCGCAGCGCGAGCGATACGCGCTGGTCGTCTTCCGGCTCTATGATACACGCACACGGACGGCTCCGGTAGCGTAGTTTCACCATCGCGCCGTACGATTCGCCGAGCGATTCGAACGCTTGCCAGTTCATCCCGCCCACCACGACGGAGCCGATGAGCGTCTCGTCGGCAAAACCCACCACGAGTTCGCGGGTTTCGACGCGCTTCTCCACCACGTAGTACGGCTCGGGGCCTGCCACGCCGATGCCCTTGCGCTGTCCCACCGTGTAGTTCGCCAGCCCCTCGTGGCAGCCGAGCACATTCCCCATGCGATCCACAATGTCCCCAGGCGCGTCTTCCACGCCACGCGCGCGCAGAAACGGACGGTAGTCGCCCTCGATGAAGCAGTTGTCTTGGCTTTCGGCCTTCTCGGCCACGACCAGGCCCAGATCGGCCGCGATCACACGCACCTCCGCCTTCGTCATGGCCCCCAGCGGCAACACGAGGCGCGCCAGCTGCTCCTGGCTCAACAGCGAAAGCATGTAGCTTTGGTCCTTGCGCGCATCCAGGGCTCGCTTCACCACGAAGCGCCCCGAATCGGACAGGCGGGCAATGCGCGCGTAGTGGCCCGTGGCGATGCGGTCGCACCCCAGTTCGCCGGCTACCCGCACGAGCGCGGGCATCTTGCACCGCGCGTTGCAACCCACGCACGGACTAGGCGTGAGGCCCGCCGCGTACGACGAGACGAACGGCTCCACCACGCAGCGTTCGAACTCGCCCACGCACCCCGGCGCCTCGTGGCGGATGCCCAACTGGGAGCACACGGCCGCCGCATCGGCCGCCGCGCGCTCGGTGGCAGCGTTGTCGCGAAAGCGGCACGTGACGCCCACCACCTCGTACCCGGCGCGCATGAGCAGCGCTGCAGAAACCGCGCTGTCCACCCCACCGCTCATTCCGAGCGCAATGCGCCCGCTCGCATTCATTTCCGGCACTCCTCCTGTCGCCCCGATGCGCTCATCGGGAAATCGCGTCTTTCTGCGATTATCCCACGGCGATAGAAGATCGAGTAGACGATCCGACCTCTTAACACACGATCGCCGAAGCCTTGCTTCAGCGCTTCGTTGAATGGCGTATGAAGAATCTCTCACCCTCTTTATGTTGCGGACGAGATGTAGAAACATTGTTATACTGGCAATTCGCGCCCGAGGGGCGCGAAGAATCGAAGGGAGGGCAAGGCTCGCATGTCGGGGACGAAATCACGCTATATTCCCGCACTCGACGGACTGCGCGCGTTCGCCGTCCTCGCCGTTATCGCCTACCATCTTGGGATGCAATGGGCTCCTGGAGGCCTGTTGGGCGTCACGGTGTTCTTCGTGCTGTCGGGCTATCTCATAACCAGCCTGCTGCTCATCGAGTGGGACAACACCGAAACCATCAACCTGCCGCAATTCTGGCTGCGACGGGTGCGACGGCTCATGCCGGCCATCGTGCTGGTCATCGTATGCACCGCCGCACTCTGCGCCTTGCTCGACCACAGCCTGCTCACGAAGCTGCGCGACGACATGTGGGCCGCGCTGCTCTGGGTGACGAACTGGTGGTACATCTTCCAAGATGCTTCTTATTTCGACGCGCTGGGCGCTCCCTCGCCGCTCACCCACTTCTGGTCGCTCGCCATCGAAGAGCAGTTCTACCTCGTCTGGCCGGTCGTGCTGCTGGTCGCCCACAAAACGGGCGTGAAGCGCACCACCATGCGCAATGCCACGCTGATCGTCGCCCTCTTGTCGGCGCTGGAGATGGCGCTGCTGTACAACCCGCTGGACGACCCGAGCCGCGTGTACTACGGCACCGACACCCGCGCGTTCTCGCTGCTTATCGGCGCATGGCTGGCGTTCGTGTGGCCCTCGCACATGCTGGGAGCCCAGAAGAGCGTGCACCTTACGAAGCAGGTGCGCAACGTCCTGGACGGCGTGGGAATCGTCGCGCTCGTCGCCCTGCTGGGCCTCATCGTGTTCGTGGACGGCTTCTCGCCGTTCCTCTACCGCGGCGGCATCCTGCTGGCCTCCGTGCTCACCGCCGTCGTCATCGCGGTGATGGTGCATCCTGCGAGCCTGCTCGGGCGCTTCGCCGGAACGAAGCCGCTTGTATGGATAGGCCTGCGTTCGTACGGCATCTACTTGTGGCACTACCCGCTGTTCCTGCTCATGAACCCGCGCAACTTCACGGGCGAGACGCCGTGGTGGATGTATCTCGTGCAGGTGGCCGTCGTGTTCGCCTGCGCCGCGTTCTCGTACCGCTTCGTGGAGAACCCCTTGCGCAAGGGGGCCATCGGAGCGTTCGCGAAAGGCGTGCGCTCGAAAGAAATCGATCCGCCCGCATGGCTCAAGCACCACGTCGTTCCCGTCCTAGCGGGGTCGGCCGTGACCATCGTGGCCGTGATCGGCCTTATCGTGGTGCCTCCCACCTCCGCCATCGGCGCCGCCGACCTGCTGAAGGACGAGCAGGCCCACACCTCGCAGATGCCCGAGCTGCCCGTCGACGACGCAGCGGCCGAGTCGCCCAAGCTCGACGTGCTTATGATCGGCGATTCGGTCTCGGTGCGCGCCATCCCCCAGTTCGAGGAGACGTTCCCCTACGGCGCGATCGACGCCGCCGTGAACCGCCAGCTGTACGCCGGCCAGGAGACGTTCGACTACTATAACGACCAGGATATCGTGGGAGGCGTGGTGGTGTTCGCCCTCGGCACGAACGGAGCGGCCACCGACGAGCAGATCGACGAACTCGTGGCAGCGACCGGACCCGGCCGCCAGGTGTTCTTCGTGAACACCCGCAGCCCGCAATCGTGGGTAGGCCAGACCAACGGCGCCATGTTCGACGCGGTCGACCGCCACGACAACGTACACGTGATCGACTGGTACACCGCCAGC from Eggerthella lenta DSM 2243 includes the following:
- a CDS encoding RrF2 family transcriptional regulator, producing the protein MMISTRGRYALRLMIDIARQGEAGALVTMRQAAEREDLSVKYLEQLGGALVKAGVLKSVRGVSGGYLLARPADQITAGDVLRATEGSCAPVSCLEDGAEACPRRDQCVAINFWRGLDQAIEDYVDNVTLADLVQMG
- a CDS encoding biosynthetic peptidoglycan transglycosylase, with amino-acid sequence MKGTAHRASTAHPAITFIGRLALAALILVVLVEVYFLARGFNLYREAIEEAGLDEMAASIQSSESFTPIDELPDLYLQAVVAVEDHRFYAHPGFDAIATARALMNDLKAGAIVEGGSTITQQLAKNQYFTQEQTVERKIAEVFMALTMEQHFSKRTILELYVNSIYFGDGYEGIGSASWGYFGKAPSALDADECTLLAGIPNAPSVYALSQNPGLARERQQEVLRKLVSYDYLGQDAAQHILGNLRALAA
- a CDS encoding glycoside hydrolase family 25 protein, with protein sequence MKRFKTTVAAALTAVALLGSLGFMAACGPEDAAEPAAQAYVSPYDWSGLERSGDRLAFRENGEVRSQFGVDVSDHQGAIDWSAVASDGVDFAFVRVGNRGYTEGALYADARYAENIDNATSAGLDVGAYFFSQAVTVEEAREEAEFVLRLLAGRYLALPVAYDHEPVADGAGRANNMDRETLTACARAFCERLEQGGYGTMIYGNSGDMARYDRADLGGRPVWFAEYDAAQPHAQFDFAIWQYTNGGSVAGIDTAVDLNLLLPPAK
- a CDS encoding MFS transporter; protein product: MTASTAPLSAAGRELPKRWLAIIATIWGGQAASMITSYAAGYAVVWYITETTGSAIMLAAAAICAYLPQGLLSPFGGVIADKHNRKTVMIVADLSVGIVSLGLGIVILFGQVSFPLLMILVIVRSIGQAFHGPAMMAAMPLLVPEKHLLRINTLDQLLMSVASIGAPAFGIFLYTTIGFHSVMFLDFAGALVAVAGLALAKIPTVADETAENQHVLANLRDGWKALSATRGLVILIAGITIGMMAFAPLGAIFPLMTYDHFGGDGYMASVVEAAFGVGMIAGSIVLMAWGGGKRLAGLIAVASLIVGVTTTACGFLAPTMFWAFVALCAVMALACSWFNGPLITLIQRNVPEEKTGRALGLAMAAMGLASPVGIAIGGVAAEAMGVAAFFVADGLVCIALGLTVYLFKSVRALDHDEPHVLRDSAAEANAEIGTVSEEG
- a CDS encoding SDR family NAD(P)-dependent oxidoreductase, with amino-acid sequence MDMGLKDKVVLITGGGGGIARGIERAFATEGAKFILTDLFPGGLEAAKEELERDFGSEVFTILANGSVEEEVRAAVEAGAEHFGGRIDVLINNAQASASGLTLVQHSEEDFDLAVRSGLYATFFYMKHAYPYLKETAGSVINFASGAGIGGNPGQSSYAAAKEGIRGMSRVAASEWGPDNINVNIVCPIVMTKALEEWREREPEMYEKNVKAIPLGRFGDAEKDVGRVCVFLASPDASFVTGDTIMVQGGSGMKP
- the uvrB gene encoding excinuclease ABC subunit UvrB produces the protein MAHLSNIEGIEMEGKLPEVRLASTPFKAVSPYEPAGDQPQAIEKLATGVKEGLRYQNLLGVTGSGKTFTMAKVIEAVQKPTLVMAPNKTLAAQLASELKEFFPDNAVVYFVSYYDYYQPEAYVPSSDTFIEKDASINEEVEKLRHAATSALLSRRDCIVVASVSCIYGIGSPMDYAGMAVFVDKQKDMDRDQVIHELIDIQYDRNDYEQKRGTFRVRGDALDVFPPYADHPIRIEFWGDEIESITEIDNVTGEVLSEFEALPIWPASHYVTARPKMDRALGTIRDELRERLQQFKEEGKLLEAQRLEMRVNYDLEMLETMNFCSGIENYSRHMDGREPGEPPYTLIDYFPKDFFCIIDESHVTVPQIRGMHEGDRSRKITLAEHGFRLPSCLDNRPLRFDEFEDRIPQFVYVSATPGDYEQKVSQQQVEQIIRPTGLLDPEIIVRGSASQIDDIIDESKERAARDERVLITTLTKKMAEDLTDHLLDQGVKARYMHSDIATLERVEILRDLRRGEFDVLVGINLLREGLDLPEVSLVAILDADKEGFLRNHRSLIQTIGRAARNVSGQVIMYADKMTDSMALAIDETKRRRAIQMKYNEEHGIEPQTIRKAINDIMSYVTDEMGGTTAEQVNKELAELSREEVLRIIQSMEDDMASASQSMDFEEAARLRDQVVKLRVQVEGGSEDDVLKDLKKNARKGSAYGNRKNAAYGSARRS
- a CDS encoding KilA-N domain-containing protein — its product is MSDRATINAQGIEVTFCKGDAYADYVSLTDIARYKSPTPKDVIKNWMRTHDVIEYLGLWETLYNPSFKGVEFDSFKARSGSNLNRAAREQLSLLLRSSAADGLEGGELGSGRALPSAS
- a CDS encoding YeiH family protein; translation: MTNALKNIPGLAVCLALALPCWFIGQQFPIIGGPVFAILAGMAIAVFWKQPARGRVQTGIAFTGKKVLQAAVVLLGFGLNLAQIAQVGMMSLPIIGSTIATALIVAFLLHKVLRMPSEISTLIGVGSSICGGSAIAATAPVIKAHDKDVAQAISVIFLFNVLAALIFPSLGNALGMTNEGFGLFAGTAVNDTSSVTAAAAAWDGMHPGSNALDQATIVKLTRTLAIIPITLVLGIWVARRESRDPIALEAQGHSVVKPAGKLGGFSLRRALPVFILLFLAASVITTIAVSAGIDAAVFEPLKTLSKFFIVMAMAAIGLNTDIVHLVKSGGKPILMGLCCWVAIAAVSLGMQHVLGLW